GGTCTAGATACAAGTAATTCTAGTCACAGTAATCCCGATCATAGTAGTAGCCAAAATAAAGGTAGTAGTAATAGCAATAACAATGGTAGCAGCAAGCCAAAACACAAATTTGATTCTGACTCCTTCATTCCTGGCGAGGGGTCTTTCTATGATGAAACAGACAATATGTTTGAGGATATTTAAGTATTTATTAATGCACATTTAGTAAAATTGCCAAGGAGATTTCAGATGGCAGCAATTCACTTCGTTGATGGTGAAAAAGGTGGAGTAGGCAAGTCATTATTTGCACGCGTTATGGTGCAATACTGTATTGATAATAAACTATCTTATGAGTTAGTAGAAGCAGACCAAAGTAATCCAGATGTGGGTGCATTTTACCCAAATAATCATAAAAAAGCAGTTTTTAGCGAATCAGAGCGTAAAGCTTATGATGCTGATGAAATTTTTAATTTAGCACTCACAACTTCTGTAATTGTCAATTTGCCTGCTCAAGTCTACCCAGCAGTAACTGACTGGATTGAGCGTAATCAAATCCTAGAAATTACTGGAAAAAATAAGGTCAAAATATATAAATGGTTTGTTTGTAGTGGTGGATATGACAGTGTTCAATTATTTATTCAATCTCTAGAACGCTTTGAAAACAAGATTAAGCATATATTTGTACGCAATTGTGCTTTATGCGATGACTGGAAACACATAGATGGACGTAAGGATTTACAGGAATTAATCAAAGCTTATAAAGTAGCTGTCATCAATTTTCCCAAGTTCAGCTATCGAGAGCGGGATATCCTTGATGCTAATCAGATAAATTTTTCTGCGGCTAGAGATTATGGAGAGTTAGGTGTATTGGGTAAGCAGCGATTACACAATTTTCTCAAAAAAGCTTTTGAGGAAATTGAGAAAGCTAAAATTTGGAATCTGACCGTAGCTTCAATTACTTCCCCAACCGAAAAAGTTGATGATGCTAATGCCAACAGCAAAGTTGCTACCAAAAAGTAATCTAAATGACATCTCTGACCATGAAATTAGATTACCAAATGAGCTTGGGAAGGGGCGAATTAACTAAAAGTAAATACAAATATGAGTAAATCTCACACAGAAGAACTTGATTTAGATGATGAATTTTTGGATTCAGTCGCTGCTAGAGGTAAAGGACTGAGCCAAATTCCTTACCCAACTTTACTAGATTTAGCCATTCGAGGTAAAGATGATTCATTTAAAGCCAGGGTTTGGGAAATAGTAGTTCAAACTGGAGTAGACCCTGACGACCCAGCATTTCTGATGATGATTGCTACTGGCAGGCTACAAGTGCTATTGGAAGACAATCCCAAAGAAATGGAAGCAATGTTTGATCTGTGGCAGACACAGCTTTATGACCATCTCCAGACATATGAAAAAATAGCAGTAAAAGGACAGCAAAAAGCGATCGCTCAGGCAGTGACAGCATTAATCAGACGTACTGAATTTGAACGTGCTATTCATTCGGTTCCCTCTCTAATTGCTGCGGGAATATTGCTATTAATTGCAGCAGGAGTGGGTGGACTGGTAAGTTTAGCTGGAACGTCTTGGTATCAATCCAGTCATCTAGATCCTGCTGGGCCACGCCAACTTACACAAGTAGAAGCCGATGCTTTGGAATGGGCAACCAGTAATGAAGGTAAGTTTGCTCACAATCTAATGCAATGGAATCAAGATTTGCTGAGTCGTGACCAAAACGGTCAACTTGCTTGTGCAAAGGAAGCCAAGCGTTTGGGGGTAACACTCCAAATTGGAGCAAGTAGCAGAAAAGCCTCGTCCGGGTTCTGCACTTTATGGATATCACCTGCTAATCAGCGCCAGTTTGTATCTAAGCCCAAAAATTAAGGATTGTGAATTAAATAACCTACATAATCTCTTTCCTTTAAGGCTTTGGTATTGCCAAACCACTGTCCTAAAATTTGGATCTTATTAAATCAACGTTCCTAACGGACTTTCAACTAAAAAAATATCCTATCCCTGTGGGACGCTAAGTGTAGCTTGCTTCCCCATAGGGGTACGAATTTAGAACAGGGGTGGAAGACAGGAACAGTCTTGTTGAGTCCAGAAATTGGGATAATTGTTTTTTTGGCGTTCCCTTGTTTGTCAAGTTCTCAATCGTAGAGGAGGATTCAGCAGATGTTTACCCGCAAAGTTAACTGGCTTTGGCTGCTGGTAATAGGAGGTACAGTTACAGCCTGTACCCGTTCTACTCCTGTAAATCTTAGTGACAAGGATGAGAGGAATACAACTCAAGCACAAGCTGAAACTGTGCCTGATTATCCCTGTTTTGTCACTCTGGCAGTAGTATAATAAGGTAAAAATGCTAGAACCAAGACACAGAGCATGGTACAGCCCCGTCCAGCCGCACCAACAGTCAAATTTGTGGACGAATATTGCCAGTGGTATAAAAGTCTGTTTCCAGATGTTAGGAGTTTCGAGGCTTTTAAATATCTCCATGTAGGCTGCATTTCTGATCTAAAACGTAAAACATTGCCAGAAATAGCAAAAATCGTAGGATTAGATAACCAGCAAGGGTTGCATCATTTTCTAACTACATCACCTTGGGATATAGAAAAGTTAAGAACCTTAAGGTTAGAGTTAATTTTACAAGTGCTAAAAGGTAGACCAATCATTTTAATTATTGATGAGACAGGGGATAAAAAGAAAGGGAGCAAGACAGATTATGTGAAACGGCAGTATATAGGAAATTTGGGAAAAACAGATAATGGAATTGTGGCAGTGACAGTATATGGTGTTTTCTGTGGGATGACATTTCCATTACTGTTTGAAGTGTATAAACCCAGGGAAAGATTACAGGCAGGAGATAAGTACCGCACTAAACCAGAAATAGCAGCAATACTGATAAAAAAGCTACAATCAATGGGTTTTAAATTCAACTTAGTACTTGCAGATAGCTTATATGGAGAGAGTGGTAAGAATTTCATATCTGTATTAGATGAACTAAACTTGAACTATATAGTAGCGATTCGGTCAAATCATTATGTAGAAATACTTCCACGACAACATATTCAATATTTAAAGTGGCAGAAGTTTCAAAGGGTATTCTCTGACTTGAGTCGGGAAAATCGATTTATTAGAGAAATTATTCCGGGAAAACGTGGAGAACTTAGATATTGGCAAATTACTACAGATCCAGAAAATTTGCCTGATAACACTACTTGGTATGTGATGAGTAAATATCCAGACATTACGCCAAGAGAAGTTGGAAATTTTTACGGTTTAAGAACTTGGGTCGAGTACGGGTTAAAACAAAGTAAGAATGAATTAGGTTGGTCAGATTTTCGCCTGACTCACTACCCAGATATTGAGCGATGGTGGGAAATTATTTGCAGTGCTTATTTAATGGTTAGTCTGCATTCGGAGCAACTGTTTCAGTCTCCATCACAACGAGAGTCAAAATTTGTTTCACATCCTTGGTGGGATAATGGAAATGGCTGGAAGAACATTCTTAACAATCTTCGTTTGATTATCCCTCTTTTGTCACTCTAGGCAGAGGAAAAGTAGAAATCAGGGTGAATCAGGGATATAAAAATTGAACTGGTGAGGCTATAAATAATAGATTGAAGTTTAAAAAAACCCAAAGCTAATTGAGGAATAGGAAAAACCGTTAACCAGGGATATATCAGATTAAATAAAGTAAAAGGTTGAATAATCAAACGAAGATTGTTAAGAATGTTCTTCCAGCCATTTCCATTATCCCACCAAGGATGTGAAACAAATTTTGACTCTCGTTGTGATGGAGACTGAAACAGTTGCTCCGAATGCAGACTAACCATTAAATAAGCACTGCAAATAATTTCCCACCATCGCTCAATATCTGGGTAGTGAGTCAGGCGAAAATCTGACCAACCTAATTCATTCTTACTTTGTTTTAACCCGTACTCGACCCAAGTTCTTAAACCGTAAAAATTTCCAACTTCTCTTGGCGTAATGTCTGGATATTTACTCATCACATACCAAGTAGTGTTATCAGGCAAATTTTCTGGATCTGTAGTAATTTGCCAATATCTAAGTTCTCCACGTTTTCCCGGAATAATTTCTCTAATAAATCGATTTTCCCGACTCAAGTCAGAGAATACCCTTTGAAACTTCTGCCACTTTAAATATTGAATATGTTGTCGTGGAAGTATTTCTACATAATGATTTGACCGAATCGCTACTATATAGTTCAAGTTTAGTTCATCTAATACAGATATGAAATTCTTACCACTCTCTCCATATAAGCTATCTGCAAGTACTAAGTTGAATTTAAAACCCATTGATTGTAGCTTTTTTATCAGTATTGCTGCTATTTCTGGTTTAGTGCGGTACTTATCTCCTGCCTGTAATCTTTCCCTGGGTTTATACACTTCAAACAGTAATGGAAATGTCATCCCACAGAAAACACCATATACTGTCACTGCCACAATTCCATTATCTGTTTTTCCCAAATTTCCTATATACTGCCGTTTCACATAATCTGTCTTGCTCCCTTTCTTTTTATCCCCTGTCTCATCAATAATTAAAATGATTGGTCTACCTTTTAGCACTTGTAAAATTAACTCTAACCTTAAGGTTCTTAACTTTTCTATATCCCAAGGTGATGTAGTTAGAAAATGATGCAACCCTTGCTGGTTATCTAATCCTACGATTTTTGCTATTTCTGGCAATGTTTTACGTTTTAGATCAGAAATGCAGCCTACATGGAGATATTTAAAAGCCTCGAAACTCCTAACATCTGGAAACAGACTTTTATACCACTGGCAATATTCGTCCACAAATTTGACTGTTGGTGCGGCTGGACGGGGCTGTACCATGCTCTGTGTCTTGGTTCTAGCATTTTTACCTTATTATACTACTGCCAGAGTGACAAAACAGGGTTATTCAAGCCGTAAAGCTTGCGGGCATAATTCACCAGTTCTTTTAATGGTGTATTTACATAGTCCTTACGGAACTGGGAATTATGTTTGTCCCAATCAAACTCTTGTCCGTTAAATCTGGCTGCTGCTGCTAATTCTCTTCCTGATTCTTCCCGCAGTACTTCAATTACCATCAGGTGTACTTTCTCCTGATAAGTCATTACTCGTTCTAAAGCAGGAATATGCTTTTCAATTTTACGTGAGGCTTTAGCAGTTTTGCGAGCGCTAATGTTAATCATGAGATTTACTCCTTCATATTTATATTTTTCTCCTAAAAACCGCATCGAAAGATGCAATTTATCTTGTCTTATCTGACTGAATCAAGGAAAAAATAGCCATGTATTGTTTGAGGTAATACATGGCTATTTCAAGTTTTATTCTGTGAATTACTGAGAATAAACCGAAATTATTTATTAGTCTTCATCTTCTTCATCTAAATCTTCATCGAGTTCGTCATCTAAATCGTCAAGTTCTTCATCCAAGTCTTCGTCAAGTTCGTCATCTAAATCGTCAAGTTCTTCCTCTTCTTGTTCTTGGAAAGAATTACGACGTTCCAGAGATGCGCGGTTGAATTCCACTAAATCTGCTATTGCTTGCTCTGGATCAGTGCTAATAGTGTCATACAGCATACTCATGAAAATTGCCACTATTTCTGGTGCATATTTGAGTGCATCTGGTTGTCCAAACAATTTAGGAAATAATTTTGTATTCCATTTCTGCCAATCAAACTTTTTGTTACCACCTTTCTTTTTCACTTGAGCAGCAATGTCAAGTCCGAGTTTTTCACGGGCTGCATGACCGATTTTTGTGGAAACACGGGAATCTCGTAATTGTAATTTGACACCGTATTCCTTGAAGATTAGATTCCGCAATTCTTTCAACAAGGCTAATGCCTCTTCTTGTGGTGAAGCATTCGCTACCTTTGATTTAGTTGTAGCAGATGTACCATTAGTTTTGGCAGATGTTTTAGCATTAGCTCCGTTGCGATTGTTGTTATTGGTTGTAGCTTTAGCGATTCCTTCGGAGCGCTTTGCGTAAGCCATTTTACAGCTTCCTTTAATAAAGTGAATTTTTTTCACTTCCTTGCCGCAATCGCGGCTTTCACATCCATTTACTTCCAATTTCAAACCTATGCGGAGCAGTTTCTGAAATTAACACTGTGCTGGAGGCGATCGCTCTTTTTCATGTAAGAAATATAGCCAACCCGTTAGTGATAATTATCTGTTTGGCTAAAGCACCAGTAACAAATTTGCTCTAAAAGGGAAAAGTTCAGTAATTAAAATCAGGTTTATGAAATTGATAACAGACTGGCCTGCTCTGGCTGAGCAAAATACTGCAATTGTGGCTGTGGAGTATCATACGCCTGACAGAATGCAGATATTACAGCAATTTTACAATTGGGGTGAGGATCGTTCTTTGTCAGTCTTTGTCTGGAATCCTGGTTACTGTAGACTACAGCAATTAATTCGCCATCAAAGTCAGTACATCTTACAGTCAACTGACAGGGGTAAAAAAGGGGACATTATTCAGTATCTTCTGGAGGAATATCAACCAGGCATTTATTTACTGGAGGGGGTGCTAAATGAGAGTGATGGTAGCAAAATCAGTCAAAAATGTAGCTATCAATTACTCAATGCCTATCATCAAGCTCTCTGGAGTAAACAACATCATTACTGGGTGTTATTGGAAACTTATGTTCAACTACCGCTAGAATTACAGCCTTTTATTCCCATATTGTCAAATCCACTTCCAGACAAAGAGCAGGTGCAGCTGGTTGTGCAGCAGTTTTGTGATACTTGGGTTGGGCGTAGCGATCATCGCCTTAAGAACTGTGCGGAATGCGATCGCTATTCAAGCCTAAAGACAACAGAAAAAACAGAAGCACTGCGATCGCTCTTTCGTGCCTGTCAGGGTTTACCCATAGGCGAGATAAATATGCTACTACAGCAATGTCTGGGTTTTGCAGCACAGCTTGAGGAAATCGCCCAATTAGTGCTAAAGCATAAAGTTAACAAATTGCGGGGACGAGGTTTAGAATACATTGCCCAACCGGATGTACCTTCAGCCGGGGGATTAGATTTACTAGAAAAAAGGTTGGAAACTATTACCTATCTACTTCAAACAGAAGCAGAGCAATATGGATTGAAGTTTCCCACTGGAATGCTGCTTTGGGGTCCACCGGGTACTGGTAAGAGTCTTTCTGCCAAGTTAGCAGCTAAGAAAATGGGATTGCCACTGTTAGCAGCTAATTGGGGTGTACTATTGAGTGCTTCTCATCCCGACAGAGCATTAAAGGAGTTTATTGCTTTGGTGACTTCCCTTGCTCCCTGTGTACTTTATTGGGATGACTTTGATAAAGGTTTTGCTGGCTGGGACTCCAATGCAGATGGAGGTATAGCACGACGTTTATCTGCTGCTTTACTAACTTGGATGCAAGAGCATCAAGAGCCAGTTTATACAATTGCTACTGTCAACCGCTTAGAAATGCTACCTGCGGAATTAGTGCGTCGTTTTGATGATATCTTTTTTATGGACTTACCCCATGAAGGGGCAAGATATGAAGTATTCAATTTACATTTAGCCAAGTATTTTCCAGCATTTAGAAACAATAACTCTCCTTGGAGCGATGACCAATGGCATAAGTTGTTGGCAGAATATCGTATTTGCAGTCCAGCAGAGATTGGTAATGCAGTCCGTCGTTGTGCTGAAGAGGCTTTTTATCAAAGTAGACCTGGGGAAATTGAGTTTGAGGATCTGCTGAAACAGCGACAAGAATTTACACCAGCTATGGAGCGAGAGTCAGAACAGATACAGGCAATTCGCAATCAGGCTATTTATGCTAAACCAGTAGCTGGTCAGGATGTTTCTCGATTTGCTTATCAGCACCGGGAGTTATTTGGGTAAGCCGAATCTAATTTTTGAAATTATCCATCACATCTAGTAAAAAATCTTGATGCCAAGGTTTAGGCAGTACTGAAAGTAAAACAGTAATAATTCTCGCTTGCATTTTTAACGTAGTTGTTTTCAAAATCAACTGACAAGGCTGCTGAGCAAAATTTTGATGATCAGAATAGACTTCTGACGATAAATCATCATTCGATTGGTAATCAATAAATGACGAGTTTACGTAAATCTTAATCGAATTAGTGTTGTCCTCTAAACTATGTGATTCACGTTCAGAATTATTCCTAGTGCTATTATAAGTATCTAATAAGGATAGGAATATTTTTAGCCACTTTTTCCAACAACCACCAAACTCACTTGCTAATTTAGAAATATATCCTTGGCTAATACCAGAAACTGCTTCAACTGTGGATTGAGTAATTTTTTGTCCCTTCTCCCAAAGTTCTTTAACTGACTGCTTTATTTTCCACCAAGATTTTTCATCTTTAGAACCTGCTTCAATGGTGATTGAAGCAGCGTTAATAATTTCTATTTCCTGGTTAATAAAGCTAAGGTCATAGTCAGCACAGAAGTAGAAGTAAAGTTGTTCTTTAGTTCGATTATCCGCTCGTAAACGTCCTATACACTGTCTAATTTCAGCTTGTGTTGACCAATCTATAAAGCTATTGAATTCTTGACTACCAATAGTAGATTTTGAAATATAATCGCTATTATGCAAAGTTAAGTAAAGCGCTTCTAACGAGCCAATATTTTGGTAGGGAATACCAAAAGTGGCTAAGGCTGACACATCTTTAAAATCATTCGACCCTCGACTATCTCTAAACCAACCACCATCACCTTCTTGGCAGAATTTTACAAAGTCAATGAATTTGATATCAGGGTGCTTTACTGATAATTCTGCCCGTAGTGCATTAACTCTACTTTGGCAATAGTCAGT
This sequence is a window from Tolypothrix sp. PCC 7712. Protein-coding genes within it:
- a CDS encoding mobilization protein, which produces MAAIHFVDGEKGGVGKSLFARVMVQYCIDNKLSYELVEADQSNPDVGAFYPNNHKKAVFSESERKAYDADEIFNLALTTSVIVNLPAQVYPAVTDWIERNQILEITGKNKVKIYKWFVCSGGYDSVQLFIQSLERFENKIKHIFVRNCALCDDWKHIDGRKDLQELIKAYKVAVINFPKFSYRERDILDANQINFSAARDYGELGVLGKQRLHNFLKKAFEEIEKAKIWNLTVASITSPTEKVDDANANSKVATKK
- a CDS encoding DUF6753 family protein, encoding MSKSHTEELDLDDEFLDSVAARGKGLSQIPYPTLLDLAIRGKDDSFKARVWEIVVQTGVDPDDPAFLMMIATGRLQVLLEDNPKEMEAMFDLWQTQLYDHLQTYEKIAVKGQQKAIAQAVTALIRRTEFERAIHSVPSLIAAGILLLIAAGVGGLVSLAGTSWYQSSHLDPAGPRQLTQVEADALEWATSNEGKFAHNLMQWNQDLLSRDQNGQLACAKEAKRLGVTLQIGASSRKASSGFCTLWISPANQRQFVSKPKN
- a CDS encoding IS701 family transposase: MVQPRPAAPTVKFVDEYCQWYKSLFPDVRSFEAFKYLHVGCISDLKRKTLPEIAKIVGLDNQQGLHHFLTTSPWDIEKLRTLRLELILQVLKGRPIILIIDETGDKKKGSKTDYVKRQYIGNLGKTDNGIVAVTVYGVFCGMTFPLLFEVYKPRERLQAGDKYRTKPEIAAILIKKLQSMGFKFNLVLADSLYGESGKNFISVLDELNLNYIVAIRSNHYVEILPRQHIQYLKWQKFQRVFSDLSRENRFIREIIPGKRGELRYWQITTDPENLPDNTTWYVMSKYPDITPREVGNFYGLRTWVEYGLKQSKNELGWSDFRLTHYPDIERWWEIICSAYLMVSLHSEQLFQSPSQRESKFVSHPWWDNGNGWKNILNNLRLIIQPFTLFNLIYPWLTVFPIPQLALGFFKLQSIIYSLTSSIFISLIHPDFYFSSA
- a CDS encoding AAA family ATPase codes for the protein MKLITDWPALAEQNTAIVAVEYHTPDRMQILQQFYNWGEDRSLSVFVWNPGYCRLQQLIRHQSQYILQSTDRGKKGDIIQYLLEEYQPGIYLLEGVLNESDGSKISQKCSYQLLNAYHQALWSKQHHYWVLLETYVQLPLELQPFIPILSNPLPDKEQVQLVVQQFCDTWVGRSDHRLKNCAECDRYSSLKTTEKTEALRSLFRACQGLPIGEINMLLQQCLGFAAQLEEIAQLVLKHKVNKLRGRGLEYIAQPDVPSAGGLDLLEKRLETITYLLQTEAEQYGLKFPTGMLLWGPPGTGKSLSAKLAAKKMGLPLLAANWGVLLSASHPDRALKEFIALVTSLAPCVLYWDDFDKGFAGWDSNADGGIARRLSAALLTWMQEHQEPVYTIATVNRLEMLPAELVRRFDDIFFMDLPHEGARYEVFNLHLAKYFPAFRNNNSPWSDDQWHKLLAEYRICSPAEIGNAVRRCAEEAFYQSRPGEIEFEDLLKQRQEFTPAMERESEQIQAIRNQAIYAKPVAGQDVSRFAYQHRELFG